AAGAACATTATTCTTTGATTAATAATGATAATGggacaaaaagaaaaaagacatATATATTAGGAATAAGAAGAAGCATGCAAAATCCAGTTAGTTTGCTctctgaaaaaagaaaaaaaaaaaaggaaaaaaaaaagaacagtaCTGCTTTACAGGCACACAAACACATACAcatttatatattattgatagtGTCAAGTCTCTTTTATTAAAAGGGCTACTACAGTTAGAAAGATTAAGTACTACATTGACCCAATAAAGGACTACGATTTATCAAATGGCATCATCAATCGCGTCAGATGACagtataactatatatataattgtacataattaattattaaggTTGAGGAAATTGCATGCATATGAAAACTAGTTATATGCCTAGAATTACTAAAGGAAAGAGTACTATCTAACTACGTAGCTACATATTAAACCACAAGTGGTGTATGAAGTACTATATATATTTTCTCACGAGAGTGTGACGTGTTCCGTTAGTTAAAcgtgtatttttattattataactaaAATCACTACTACTAGTACGTAGTAATAAGAGTCAGATCATTCTATGTGGTAGTACTCTTGTACTacttattaataataaaaaagtgCCTTAAGATCTGTATTAACATGATCTAAGAGATAGAAGAGTGACACGTACAGAGGCTAATTCTAACGTACATCGGTAGCGTTCCAGAACTGAGCTCCGCATAATCAGATCACCCATGTGTTAATAAATAGGCCTCTACCTTTCATTAAACTAATTAAACAGGTTTAGTTACTTACTtaataaaagagaaaaaaagaaaagaaaaaaaacagaatGTTTTCTTGCTAGTGGCAGGGTATGGTTGtgtattattttttatgtatataaAGAGAATAAAGTTTGAGGCACAAGGAATTATAGGCTAGATAcaaagaaaataaactaaaagtGGGAAAGGAGAGAAGTATTTCCAGAGGGATAAAAGCCGTTTTTGGGAACTTGAACCAGTTGAAAAAAATACTCTGATCAACCAACTAGCTTGCCCATCAAATCAAATTCATAAAAGCTTGGTACATATATGCTTTTTTCTACTTCTAAAGCTGATCAGTTCAGTCCATTTATTCTCTCTTTTAGCCCATACTCTACTACTCCTGCGTAACAATCTTTTCTCTGCCTTTTGAGTCTTTTATTCATTAACTCATCATCATCCTCCTCCCATCATCTTCTTACGAGATCCTTTCCGGCATTTTCTACTTAACTATCCTACAAAATGAGGGTAAGCAATATATAAGTACTCtgcaaacacacacacacacacatacaatatatatttattgtgAAGGAGAGTTTCTTTTTATCTAAATCCACTGGATTAGCTAGCTTATTAATGGTGTGGTGGTCTTGATTTGTTTTAATGCAGCTGTTTGGCTGGATGCAAAATAAGCTTAATGGAAAACAAACAACCAAGAATACAAATACAGTTCCAGCTACTAGTAAGTTCTCCAGCTTTTCCCACTTTCTTTCTGTCTAAAATGAACATGTTTTTCACTTGTTTATTCGGATCTGAATTTTATGAATGTATATGTGTGTGGGTATAGATTATTAAGTTGATCAATACTTGCATATACTCTGTTTCTGTTACGATGCATATATATAAGTTAAAGTTAAAGTTAAAGCATGCATATTGAAGATGGTGGAAATATGGTCAGAAGTACTGACCAATCACAATATCACCTTTAGAAAAGggtctccatatatatatatatataaaaagaatacaaaaatatatttatcaaaCGTGTCTAAAATATGGATTGGACCAAGTTTAGATCTGATTATTGATAAGTCAACAGATTGAGTTTGGTTATCAAAAGGGTCAAGTATTTTGGATCTGATAATTGGAAAGGCTGgaaaatcaaattaaaaaaaaagataatattatatttatataaacctCCATTATTATCAGATCccagggagagagagagagtcataAATTTTGAACAATTAAGTACTGACATGAGTGAGTacatatttcaataatcataaCAAAGAACTTGATGAAATAATGCATAAATACATGAAAACTAGAAACTGACCACAAATATGATAGGATCTAATAACTTGAATCTATGTTACTATACTTTTTGATAAGTACTTCTTGAACTTAATGATAAAATATTATATACTTGTTGCATGTACTTATTTGTCTAATTTTGCATGAGtaacaaataattaatattagaagTTTTGTCTAATTTATTGTGTTTGTCTAGGTTATGCAAAGCAAGAGCCTCGAGAAGAGTTTAGTGATTGGCCACAAGGATTGCTATCAATTGGAACGTTTGGTAACGAACATATCAAAGAAATCACAGCTGAAAACCAACAAGATAATAATAATATTGTTGAGGAAAATCCATGTTCAGCTGAGGAAATATTTGATATTACTCCTGAAGAGGTTGGAAAACTAAAAAAAGAGTTAACAAAGCTGTTATCTCGGAAGCCAAACATGGAAAAGGAAATTGCTGATCTTCCTTTGGATAGATTCTTAAACTGCCCATCAAGCTTGGAAGTTGATAGGAGAATTAGCAATGCCCTTTGCACAAGTGACCACTCATCATCATCAGATGATTATAATAAAGATGAAGATATTGACAAAACCATTAGTGTTATTCTTGGTAAATGCAGAGAGGCCATTTCTGCTGGGAAAAATAAGAAGGATAATATTGGAAAGAagtctatttcttttcttctaaaGAAGATGTTTGTTTGTGGAAGTGGCTTTGCACCAACTCCAAGTTTGAGAGATTCACTGCAAGAGTCCAAAATGGAGAAGGtatattaatctttttttttcttcttttggatATCCTATAATGAATTCTAACTTTaataaatacacacatatatacatatatcatcgTTTTAAAGTTCTAGAATTTTTA
This genomic interval from Humulus lupulus chromosome 8, drHumLupu1.1, whole genome shotgun sequence contains the following:
- the LOC133793491 gene encoding protein DEEPER ROOTING 1-like; protein product: MRLFGWMQNKLNGKQTTKNTNTVPATSYAKQEPREEFSDWPQGLLSIGTFGNEHIKEITAENQQDNNNIVEENPCSAEEIFDITPEEVGKLKKELTKLLSRKPNMEKEIADLPLDRFLNCPSSLEVDRRISNALCTSDHSSSSDDYNKDEDIDKTISVILGKCREAISAGKNKKDNIGKKSISFLLKKMFVCGSGFAPTPSLRDSLQESKMEKLLRTILHKKMAPQNTYRASTAKKYLEDKPIPKKRTNDEDHQDDKRREKTDDGGKWVKTDSEYIVLEI